GATGAAAAGTATAAATGGAAAGAAATGAGTTGAAAACTACAAAATATAAACGACGTCGACAACATAAAAGTTAAACTAAAAGCACTAGTACAAAACAGACTATCAGTATTAGTGTCGGTCAAAAAAGGCTATCAATGGCGTGTGCCTCACACGCCACTGACTTCTGGCCATTGATAATCGCGCTATCAGTGTCGTGTGCaaaacccgtcactgatggGTGACCCATCACTGTCGGTCAGGGCACACCCGCCACCCATGTCCTTCTGCCAACAGTGGCGTGTTCAGTGCACACACACGACACCGTTGGGTATttaggaaataaaaaaataactacatattattattttacatACACAGTCCATACATTCCACTATTTATTCCATATACAATTCTTAGATCACATTTAACAGATGAATCAGCGATACACACAAATTGGCACAAAAATTACATGCAGCATCTAGCTTTGTTGAATCCCAAATAAAAAACACCGGCTTTGTTGAATCCCaaatcaaaaacaaaacaaaattaaacttGATGTGCATACAGTCCACTTAATCATGCAGTCTACTTAAGATCTCCCTTTTCCAAGTCAAGGACCAACACAGTTAGAAGAAATTGAAATAATCGTAAGAATAGAAATCACAGGAGATTGGAAATCATAAGAATCAGAGGGAGCTTGGAAGAACTCGAGCTCCATCGTGTCAATCTTCAACAGCAGCTGCCCTCCTCCGTCACCGTCaaccaagggagagctcgaCGCCAACGTCGACCCGGCTTCCGTAGCGCGTCCGTCAGAGGAGGGCGGCCTGAGGAAGGGAGAAggccggcctcctccagcAGCAGGGAAGGTGGAGACACCGTCGGCTCCCTCGCGCGCCTGTCCGCCAGATCTGGGAGCTCCACGAGGAGGAGAGGCGAGCCGCGGCGGAGCCCGGCGTCCACCACGACGAGGGAAGAGGGCGGCGCCCAGCAGGGAAGAGAAGGGGCGGCGCCCGACGCCCACgcgaagagggaggagaggtggAGGGAGAGATTGTCGTCAaggggaggtggaggagatcgTGGGGAGTTGGCCACTCGGGATGGATAAGGAGAGGAGACGGGAGCAGAGAGAGAAGGGACGGTCCAGATGAAAACAGAGGTGGAGATCAACTGTCATGGGAGGGACATGTCCCCGATCCGGGGGTGCACCGCTCCACCAATAGCATGCAAGCACTGATGGTTCTAAAATTTACTAGTTTAGACCCATCAgtaaaccgccactgatggttctaaaatttattttttgtctttaagacagggaaaaaaaactttttcttAACAAGGAAACTTGTAAACCTCTTTGGCAACATTGTTTGGCATTGCAATGCACACCTTTGTGCAAAAATGAGTGCGTTATCTATAACAAAGAAATGAATACTACTTTGGTCATCTGCTTTCAAAGCTATATATAAACATTTATACCTGATAGACCATTTTGTGAAGGATGTTTTTTGAAATGTTGGCAACATTTTTTGGCATTGCAATACACACCTTTGTGCAAAAAAGGGGTAAATAATCATAAACTATGGCAACAAAATTGACAAAAGTTTGGTCATTTAGCTTGAAGCCACAAACATGAACTCTGGTAAattacaaatttgtactacatGAATCATTTGATAAGTGTTATCGTGTTATATTATTGTCCCATCATGTTAAGAAGTAAAAATTAAGACATTaccaaaaagaatcacatttgttcgattttttatgaattagttatgaatttttCGATCTTCAAAGGTCTACAGGAGCCACTAGTGGCGGGTTTCTTAGACACGCCACTAATAGGGGGCCATCAATGGCGTGTGGAGCAaacacgccactgatagggGGGCATCAGTGGCGTGTTGAGCAaacacgccactgatagcaggccatcagtggcgggtttcttagacacgccactgatagggGGCCATGGAACTGCTCCACACACCCCACAAGCCTCTTCGACAACATACGTCGGTGTTTGTCAAAAAGAGGCCCAAGACATCACAAAGAAAGCCTAGCGCACGACCCACCCCTCCCACCACCGtttcgccaaaaaaaaagagacaacTACAGGCCTCACACTCTCTACCTCAAAAATGACCCACTGACTATGTTGTTGtgggccaaaaaaaaatcaagcctGACTCATCGGTCTTAAACTAGTTACTTCAAAAGGCACACATCACTGACTAGGCAAAACAAACAAGTCCAACACATAAACACATGCTAACCAAATATAAGAAACCCTTATTTCACATCCAACACCACAAACTAGGTCACACATATATAAATGACTGAAACACACATTACATGTCCTGAGAACCCCAAATAAGCTACAAATGAAAGTCTCCATACAGTAACTTCCCCTCCGCTTCCTCAAGGATGAATGATGTAGAAACGAAGGTGCAGGTAGTCAGTCATAGTGTCCAACTCAACCAAAAGAACACTTGTGTTGTTGATTCCAACGCGAGTGCAGAACTCTCCCCATTGATCAATAATAAAAGTGCTCCCATTGAGTGTAGATTTGTATTCTACGGCCACCGATTCTCTTATTAGTGTAGGAGAATTTAGACTAGCATGTCCAGAATGTGGGATTTTCAGTGCATGCCTAATCTGCATAGGAATTTCCTACACAAGAGATAAAAATGGAAGCAAGCTTAGCTATTTTTccttaaaataaataataatttgCTAACTTAGACAAGTATAGTAACCAGCCATACggaaaaataacaaaacttAAAAgctataaaaaaattaaatattgCTATAAAAATATAACATATGCAATTGAAACATCCGCATGCAATTAGAATAAAAGCTAATTAAACGGAAAAATCTTATAAACATCTGCATCAGGCAAAACTCACAAAAACTCCAGACGCCATGTCCACATCAGTCATCCTATGCACCATGAATTCACGCAGAAAATCAACATAGGCATGCAAGATTTCCAAAACACCAAGAATTTTTCTGACATCACCATCACGTAACGCATCGATGTCAGTAAAAACAATGGAGTGGAACAGATGACGCACATCGTCGCCAACTTCAGGCAACCCTGCATGGAAAATAAAGTAAATACACACAGGCAAAATGGaaagaggaaagaagaaacaatACAACAAAAGAAAGACTGACCAAAAATGGCTGCATCTTGGCCAAAGACATCCACCTGCCCCTCCACCACAGCTTGAAAAGCAGTGCCGTGCTCCACAGCAAAGAAACGAACACTGTCACCGGGTTTCAGATGATGTGTTTTTGCGAAAAGTTTCCAGTAGGGACCACACATGACGCTAATGTGATCCCTCCTATCAATGTACACATCAAACTTAAACCCAGTGTAGTCCCTCAAAACAAGGAAATTCTGAGCAAAGTCGTCCAGCCGATCCTTGAAGTACTGAGGCACAGCCTGTAAAATTGACAATGTGTGCAGTGTCAAATTAAACAGTTGCCGgaagagaaaatgaaaaaaaaaacacataccGCACGATCCCCGCACCCACCAACCATCTTGATGGTAAAAGATGACAAGCAAACATTAGGTCGCTTGCAAACTACATCAAACTCGTTGCAAGAGTTGCAGCGGCGATACATGACCTAGATAACAAaacgagaaaaagaaaaatcataaatAATGCAAGCCCATGCTTGCAATTTCCAGCTGCAGTAGAAAAGTAGATACCAGCCAAATATAATCAAAGACCACATTCCTCTCTATTagcaaaaaaagacaaaagaaTTGTGAACAAACATACCTATGAGTTGCAGTTTAGTCTATGAGTACATGACAAGCAAAAAATATAATCAAAGACCACATTCCTCTCTattagcaaaaaaagaaaaaagaattgtGAAACAAACATACCTATGAGTTACAGTTTAGTCTATGAGTACATGACAAGAATTGTGAAACAAACATACCTATGAGTACATGACAagcaaaaaaatgaaagtaaACTTAGCTATTTGGTCTAAGATTACAAAACCCTTACAAAATACCCTACAAGAAAAAAGGTGTGTGGTCCATGAATACCCCAATGCTTTGCTGGTTTCGGTGCAAGAGGATTGTACAAAAATCCCTATGAAAACCTGTATAAAAACAAAACCTCTATTAACAAGAACAGTACAATccattgcaaaaaaaaaatcacttgcTCTGGTGATCGCTTTGGGTAGACAACACCTAAAAATCACATACTAAACCTACACTAGAttgagccccccccccccaccccccccccccccacacacacacacaccaccaccaccaccaccccggGCAAAACAGCCAGCCGCCACAGGAGACCAGAAACCCTAGAAAAGGAATTGGAACAAACACTggtggagaagaaaaagaagggagAAGGCGCACAAACTATACCAACTAGCCGCGCGTCGGACCGGCGGAAAACAGTTCTAAGCCGTTGACGGCGAGATTCCCGACCCCCTTCCTTCCTCGAGACGAACTTGCTTCAGAGATGCCTACAGGGGAGACGATGAGGCAAACTGACTGCGCATCTCCCTCACCTAAACATAAATAACAGATGTGGGCAACAAAAGCCCAAGAAAGCCCCAAACCCCGACCTGTACCAGCCTGCAAAGCCCCGTGACACAAAACACAACTCCGGACGCGAAAGCCAAAACCAGAAACAACACGAATCTCTGCGTGCCGGGACGGATGAACAGTCAATGTGCGTGGACTGAGAAATTATAAAATCTCTGGCGACTGCTCCCTAACAATTCCGTTTAAATAATTTTGAGCAAGAGCAACAGACGTTGCTTAGCAGGGATAGTTATACCTCCTATCACCACAGGTTATACTCCAGATTTAAcactccaaaaaaaaaagagaagagaagatcttgatctaaCGGCTATCAATGTCGATGTGGACTGCGTTATAGATATTTCTTTTATCTCATATATAAACTTGTGGGACCTTTTCTTCCAGGTAAATTAATGTTTTTGTTAATGCTAATCTACATACAGACATAGTGCACGGGCATGGACGtgtgtatttatttttcttggcaCTCATGcataatatatttttccttcCCTAAATTGTTGGTCATCATGGGAACCATGTGGTCCCAGGGGTCGTTTCGTTGCTCCGGTGACAAAACCAGCCTTGGATTTCTATATCTCACCGTCCCTAAAACGAGGAAGTAATTTGAACATTTCTCCTATTTTCTCCTTGATATGTAGCTGTCAGCTTATCTGTTCACCCAGATTTTCTTGAGAGATTTGGCATTTGTCATCTGGAAAGAGAAACCTCTGCCTATCCGAGAGATTACTCTGACGACCTTTCC
This is a stretch of genomic DNA from Brachypodium distachyon strain Bd21 chromosome 1, Brachypodium_distachyon_v3.0, whole genome shotgun sequence. It encodes these proteins:
- the LOC100834043 gene encoding uncharacterized protein LOC100834043, coding for MYRRCNSCNEFDVVCKRPNVCLSSFTIKMVGGCGDRAAVPQYFKDRLDDFAQNFLVLRDYTGFKFDVYIDRRDHISVMCGPYWKLFAKTHHLKPGDSVRFFAVEHGTAFQAVVEGQVDVFGQDAAIFGLPEVGDDVRHLFHSIVFTDIDALRDGDVRKILGVLEILHAYVDFLREFMVHRMTDVDMASGVFEIPMQIRHALKIPHSGHASLNSPTLIRESVAVEYKSTLNGSTFIIDQWGEFCTRVGINNTSVLLVELDTMTDYLHLRFYIIHP